gtaattataaaaactaaaaataaaaatcgaaaGTGCACCTTGGTTTTAGGATTAATCGCACTAGTCGGATAATATACTTACATCAGAAAGTGCACCTTGGTTTTTCAAAGGTTCAGGAATACTATACGATTAGCAAAGGCTTCGCGTGATGTCGCAGGTCTCCAAGAAAGAACTCAgtcaataatattttcataagtAAGAGAAatgatattaataatattgggaaatataaaatattaataaattaacatcactttacttattttaaaattgatataagagtctaaatttgaaattgtctTAGTTTAATAAACATATAGACtttaagaaaaaatgagaaatttaatTAGATAACATGATAAGAAcgtataaaattgaaaaagtttatatgaaatattaaatagaGATATAATTaactttataaaaattaaaatattaattcatgGTTTGTAGATATAACTATACCATATCTATTTGTATTACACATAGAATTGCCACTATATTTATTAGTATACAATTCTACTTAATTCCTCTGCACTAAgtatctcatatttttttatatgttattattGTAGCTTGCCTTACtacaatatatttaatttgatcCTGGTACATTTTTTACTCATGAAATTATGCTAGAATGTACTAAAATATTATGAGGATTCTTTATTTTTGCGTCAAATtatgagaatttttttatttagtaataaaaggaaaaatatatatggggTGCATCAtaacttttgaaaatatgcatcatatgataataatacaacaaacctataaatatgaaatattataattattataattttttattaagtatAAATTTAGTTGAAAACTCATCATTGAGAACCCCGTTAATTTTAAGTTgtattcaaaattcatttaaagCATCTTACGATCATGACCAACCCAAGCGAGGATTGTCATTAGGCTGGAGTAACTTTATATTTTACCGAAAATTGGTGGCaacttgaaataaaaattttatattaaggTAAAtagattattatatatatatatataagacttAGATGAGATTTTATaaactaatataaaaaatcaaaattaaaaatttattagctTGACATATGTCCCATTCAAGCAAGAGTTTCAGTTCTAGTTATTGATGGATGGATGTTTGCTTTCTTAGTTTTCAATAGAAATTGAGAAGCATAGCAGCGAAGAAACATCAGACTTAGAAACAAGAATCGAAGCaaacatctctctctctctcgtctaAGCCGCCACCGCCCCCTTCTCTCACTCCTCTCTCTAGAcgttcttcctctctctccctctttttAATTCGAAACTTTTAGTTTTTGAAATTACTTTctaaattctaaaattaaaaaatcataggtaaattaatttttggctAAGAAAGTAATCGGGAGTACACTATGCTCCTTTCTAAATAGGCCAGGACGTTTAATGCATATTATTGAAGATAGGGGGCGTCTTGCCATTGGGCCAATAGATTGGGACATTAAATGCATTTTACTGTATTCTGCCTTTTAAAAACTTAATGACCGCATCAACACTTGTTTGATCAACCaaacaagattttttttttactataagATTATGAAGATATGATTatctttatgtttttttcttaCCAAAATATCTTAGtaatttctcattttattattattattattattattattattattattattattatcagtCTTTTGATTATATGTATTAATAAATTCAACTAAATTACATTtgtattttcaaatattacaATTGACCAATATCAAACGTAAATGATGTGTAAGTTTAAAAGAATTGAAATGATGCATGCATTATATTGTAAAACCTTGTCAAATTCTACAACTTAAATTTAATCGTGTTAATTATATTGTTCTAGGTTGACTTTTTAgttgcatttttcttttgtgatcAATCCACACTCgcctatataattttttttctaacaatATTGTGTTTTCCAATGATATTAGAAATTTACACATAGAATGCAGTAAAAACTTCACTTTTATAGGATATGAcatgtttttatttaattgtgtAGATCTCTAAAACACGTAATACGGAAATTATTTTAGAgaatattatgaataataaTGATACACTTTTTTGTTCGGAACCAAAAAGTTATGGATTCGATTCTTGCCAACAGGACttttggtttctttttttttaatttgttattttacAATATTAAGTCTAGGGTCTTctatgtaataaaaaaaaagaagggactaaagaaaaaaatcaaagtttgtgggcaaaccaaaaaaattaggaaataGAAGGGCcaacataaaaaaagaaaggatcAGATGCGTCATGATGTGTTTGCCATGGACCTATATAAAAGTatttctataaaataaaatatgaaataattattaatgataatataaaaagcaaaaaattaattgcttGACAAGTGTCCACAATGAACAAGAGTTTTAGTTATATACTAGGAAGGAGCCCACATGATGCCGTGGGTCACCAAAAAAGATTCTTAGTCaacaatattttcatatgatcgaagtacaaaaaataatagttttaatattaaaaattataaaatattaacaaattaatatcacatgattgattttaaaattaatataacactttaaatttgaaattgtctTAGTTTAACGAACATATAGACgcagaagaaaaaaaaagaaatttaattaaatgatatgataagaaaagtataaaaaaaaagtttatatgaaattttaaaaatagtgATTATATAGTATCTATATATGGAAGgagagaattatatatatgttagagttttaattaattttataaaattgaaaatataaattctttttagGTATACAATTGTAccatatctatttatattaaatatagatttgcCACCATATTTATTAGCATATAATTCTAGCTAATTCCTCTGCAATAAGtatctcatattttttatatgttgCTATTGTAACTTGTACTTATtgcaatatatttcatttgatCCCGATAACTTTTTGACACATAATATTATGCTAGAATGTACTTAAATATTATGaggattcttttattttgtaataaagAGCAAAAAATATGGGGTGCATTGCAGTGTTGAAAAGACCcaccatatataataatacaacaaaCTTATAAATacgaaatattataattattgtaattttgtTAAGTAGAAActtaaatgaaaattctaatatTAATCGTATCTCGAAAAGCATACATTAATGCATATATCTTAATAGTATATGGAATGAATATAAAAACAAACATAAATGCATAAATAGAAGAAAGTTTAGTTCGAAAAAATCTTTGTTTGAATCAATCTAAAAACCATAATAAAGAACttgttaattttaaatagtcttcgaaattcatttaaaatatgTTGTGACCATGACCAAATCAATGCCGAAGCGAAGATTGTCAATAGCCTCGTGTAACCTTGCATTTCACTGAGAAAAAGAATTAGGGTGTTTCCAATATCATGATAAAAACTATTTAAATTGATAGGGACTTAAAACAAAAACTGTTATATATaggtaaaaattaaaataaaatatatgtatatataaataatacatatatatatgaatatatatagattaaaaaaTACGTACATTTATACttaaaaatcattaaaaaataaaaatacgtatatatatgtccTACAATTATAaatcatttatataaaaaataaaaaaggcaaAATTGATAGGTTGACATGTGTCCACCTAAAATAAGAgatttagttttatttatagAGAAGATAAGGTGTggtaatttcatttcatttctttccaCTCGGTTGTACATAATATTCACAAAGTTGTTTTAAcaattcttttccttttttcagtaaattgcaatttcaacaATTCGGTAGGAAACGTGAGATTTATATAACTTCAATCTATATGTAAAAACTAAATTACGAGCACCAAGTAAGAGAAATCCCTTTTGGTAATCCTAAAGTTCAGAAAATTCCAATAATTTTCTCGATTACAAATTTTCCGATCTATTTGACAAATCCACGGCCTGCATCTTGTACGAGTTTCTGTAAATAACATGatttatttatcaataatTTACATCATAAGTTTTTAAACAGTTtctcatatttatatttttcttgcatttatttttgttttaagtACGACCATATaggtatttatttaattttttccatttctaaccctcttttttttacatttttaaagATTTGCTCAcaaactttgattttttttgtttgttccccttttttatttcttcttaCTTGGTTATTTTTCGTTTGTgcccttatttttatttcttcctaCATCCTtcgaaataatttcaaaattaacatAATTAACTAAGATGAATCACATCTTGTAAAAGTGAGCGGGTATTGTTTTGATACTCGCACACACTTTTCCCACTTGCAAAATGTTTTTGGTGCGGTTTTATATCTTAACACATTATAGCTGGTCCATCTCCGAATTGAGAGTATAAGGTGGGTTTTCCCTCCCACGGAAACCCACCCtcctctattttaatatttttattttatttaagttacatttttttttcttctcgaTGTGTACTAATATCCATCAATCTAACACACCCGATTAATTTAAGTTCGAGTGTGGTCGGTCCACTAATAGATAAAACTCTCGCAATTAAGGAATTTTCTCCTCAGCGTGCACCACCTAATATCCGTAAGTTTGACAAGTCTGATTTATTTAAGCTCAAGTATGATTGGTCCACTATGAGATAAAAGTCTCTCAATTTTGGAGTTTCTCCAATTATAAGATTCACACCCGAGACTTTACTTGAGAGGACTAAGCGATGAATCATCTAAAATTCAAAAGTGTATTTCAGTTTATTACTAATTTAAgtattcttattttatttgtaagtTAGAAAtgtctttatttttcaatgaaatGCAAAGTCATGCTTGCCTGTTgattgagaaaattcacgcttaGGCATTGACTTGACTATATCCACGAAAtgcttttaatgaattttgagACCTTGCTGCGAGTAAAGTTTATCCGCAAATAAATTAGCGGGTTACTTAAGGCTTAGTGTATTGCGACCATGGTtttacaattaaaaatattgaaaattcaaattaagattATAAGGGAGGACTTTTCTAGCGTATGAAATACTAATTAGTACaatcttttcaaaaatttggataataatttttatacgTAAAgagttttatcattatttttaattacacTCTCTATATTGGTTATTGCACAAACTATTAtgataaatcaaaaaattaatgaaaaaaatttcaaccgCAGTATAGCTCGGGTCTTACACCCTAGTTAATACTCTAAATCGGGTCCATGTGCACCACAATATGCCATGTGTCCCTCTTTTATAAAAAGTTTCGtaaaattgtattttttttgttggatttttaacctaaaaatgtaCATAGTATTCACAAATTCCCTAATCTAGcactattttaaaatttttctaaaaatacaTAACATTTCAAATCATTCCTTAATCTAGCACGTCGTCACCTTCCATTCATTCTTTGTCGTGAATTGCCTATGTGGCCAGTAAATTTGATTAGTTGGCTGTTAATTGCTACGTGTAACCATCCCATTGGCggcccattttctttttcccttcaacttttcccctcttcttcctcatcccatgttcttcctcttctgcCACTTTTATCATCaccatctccatctccatcacCGACACCATCAAACCTTCATCTCTTCCTTGGCCTTCGTCCCcattcttcttccttccttcgCAATCACCATCGGCTTCTCCTCCTTATTCTTTGCTTCTCCTGTCCCTTGGTTCCCCTAAAGCCACTGTGCTGCTATCACACTCCCTCAAGCTCCATAAGTCACTAATGTTGCCCTCTACTCCCTACCGTGTTGTGGCTGTGCTTCTCCTCGAGCTCCTCAACTCCCCATTGCTCATCAATGCTACATTGCCCTCACTCGAGCCCCGGGAGATGCCGTGGTTGGGCTATTGTCCAAGCCCCTCCCAAGCTCAGTTTCCTACTATCGTTGCTCCTTTGCACCTCCCTTCCGGCTCCTTGGCTATCAACATATTCAGCCTCTACCCTCTCTCGACTCCCATCACTCCTCCGACCTCCATCACCTGCCTTTCTCCTCTATCTCCTACCCCCGAAGCCATCAGCTTCATCATCGACATCACCATCTCCTTTCTTCTGCTACTTCTTCTTTCTCATCTTACCATAGCATTCTACATCTTCTCCATAGCCTTCTATATTACATCTCCTTTATGGCCTCCTATATTTCTTTCATTGACATCTACCTCACCATCATCTTCATACTATCTCTTCCCCCGAAGCCATCACCTTCATCATTGACATCACCATCTATGTGTTGCTGCTAGTGCTACAAGCCCCTCCTTTACTCGCTGCCACTACTGGGGGTGGTCCAGGCCTCTCTTTTTGCTACTAAGCTATTGTGTTGCTGCTGTCCAGTCCCTTTTAGGCCTCCCTGAGCTACTGCAGTTGCTGCCCGTGGGGATGAGAAAGAACAAGGgaggggaagaggaagagcagGGAATGAGGAAGAACAAGGGAAGAGttgaagggaaaaagaaaaggggccGCCAATGGGATGGTTACACGTGGCAATTAATGGCCAATTAGTCAAATTTCATGGCCACGTAAGCAATTCACAGCGGAGAATGGACGGAAGGTGACGGCGTGTTAGATTAGGAAATTTGTGAATAATAATACGTACTTTTTTAGGTTAAAATCCCTTTTCTATTTGTGcccttcatttttttcctatatTTCGTATAAAAAATTTGGTACTTTCTCGGACATGTCTTAGCATTactttatatttcaaaaactttcattttttgtaATGAATTTGTGTAGTGCATCGATGACTAGATGAATATATGCCACAcgtataaaatatttgtaatgAATTTGTGTAGTTGCTGAAACATCACTGAGCCATTtaaaataattgcattttataaaaaaaatatttagattAGAAATATTAAGGTTAATTATTGCATTCTTATTGTTGTTAAAAAAACAACCTTTTCTGAAgaaattatgaataattattatgGGAAATGAATGtagtagatatatatatatatattagaaaaaaGTTTAATGAATGAGATAGAAtattagttttaattaaaattgaaagagGGCCGCAACGTCTTTTGTGAAATATGACGGGGGTTATTATCATTGTCCCAAAACAGGAATATCATCATTCTATTTCATAAATAAAGAACATAGTGGAATTACATGTAgtggattttttatttttattttatgtagcATGATATTTGAAAGTTAAAGGGATCcgattattataaaattcttctaatcaagaatttttcttatttacaaGGCTCAAATGTCATATCTCATTTAATGGGAACAAGTGCTGAATCGCTTAAACCAATCCGACTAGTTGTTACATGTCGTGGAATTAtgtagaaagaaagaagaagatagaatTAGCTTTTTATCTTATCTCTCCAATGATAACTAGGAATCAGAACCAATATACTAAGCATCTGCTACCAAAAATATATACCAATTTCGAAAATTCTGGGGCGCATGACGAACGTGATGTCTTTTCTCCAATACAAAGAAAGGAATAACGAACTTATCATCAGAGCTTTTGTAATATTTTGGCCAAAGGAAAGTCGTAGAAACCTCTGCAGTAACATCTGTTGTTAGTGTCTGAGAAGAAACTTTCTCTAGCCTTCTCACCTTCTTGTTCTTCATATCAATCATGTCTCACCAGACATCTCCTAAGGCCCTGGAAGATTCGATGTCTGACGGCACCCGCTTGCCTCTCAACACGATTCTCCACCTGGGGTTGGACAAAACCGACCCTGAAGTTCCTGGAAGCACTCCAAGGGTCATTGCCTACCTCTCTTCCGTGCTCGAGCTGTCCATTCAGAGGAACGAGAGATCGCTCGAGGCATCGAGGAGGAAAAAGGATGGCGTCACCGTCTTCCACAGTTCAAGACCGCCTGGCCTGAGCATCAGGCAGTACCTGGAACGCATCTTCAAGTACGCTCCCTGCAGCCCGTCGTGCTTTGTTGCTGCACAGATATATATTGACAGGTTCACCGCACGAACACGCTCTCGCCTTACCTCGCTTAACATTCATCGGCTTCTGATCACGAGCGTCATGGTGGCTGCTAAATTCATGGACGATGTGTAAGTTCCTCATCCGAAATCTCTGATAGGAAGGAGGAGAGTCGGTATTGCTATGGCACGCTCGCCCAAGCGTGTAATAAACTTCGAGTAAATTAGCAGCAGTAGGATTAAGCTCGACAGGCTCGATCTAGGTAAAGTACTCATTCCCAACAGACTTGTGTTTGACTACATTTCTCTGATGAATCCCGGAACATTCTAGTCGAGCTCAAGCTTGAGATGGGATCTCAACTCGACTAGAATTCGAGTCTAGCACGATATCCTATTGAAGCAGGCTAGATTCGTCATATTTAATCCAAAGAAGAATTCAGGACGATCTTGACCTCATGACACCCGTGGATCcaagtatatattattgagCTCCAGCTCTTCTTAATCGACTAGAGAACATGACTGGAGCTCAAAAAAGTACTAAATCATAGTATAGATGGTTGATTCGAGCTCAAGTAACTTAAAAGTGGCCAGATATTTCTCTTATAAATTGAAGCATGTTCCTTGGATTTGTTCTTTTTCCCGTGTTTCTGCGGACTTGGCCTAAAATATTCCAATGATCAAAATCAATTCTACCATTTGAATGTACAATCTTTTCGCGAATTAATTCGTATCATGAAGTTTCTGCAGGAGCCATAACAATGCTCACTATGCGAAGGTGGGAGGAATAAGCATGGAAGAGATGAACGAACTTGAAATGAACTTCCTGTTCAGCATCGATTTCAGGCTCCATGTGCCTGTAGACGTTTTCGTAAAGTACTCTAAGCAACTGGAGAAAGAAGCCTATTCGGCCACCCGTTGGATTAAGGCGTGCAAAGTCGGTGACAGCAGGCCTGATAAACAAGTGAAAAGCGGACCTGCTATTGCAGGGCTCGGTTGCAGAGCCATTTGAATGTTTATCTGCCATCACTGTGAGCTACTACCTCAGGATAAAGCTATTCACCAATTTCTTATATTGCCAATCTCGAAGTTGAAGAAAACTCGAGTGAACATAGAATGTACACAGCTCAATAGAGAACTAAAGGATACGAATAGGAGCTTGCAGATGCAAAATGACTACAATCTGTAGTTCAATGTATGCAACAAAATTACTTTCATTGCACAAAGTCATGCACACCACCACCTCCTACTTGTAGTTTTTGTCCAAGGTAACCCTCAGGTCCGTCCAGATCCATCATCCTACTGAAAACAAATTGAAGATACCGAGTAGTTCTCACTAAATCTATATAGATCAAAAGAACTGAAGAGTTGGGAACACTAACAGCTGTGACCCCTCTATCTTCTTCGAGCAATCGGAGCAGGGAAAATCCTTACCCGACGAAAATATGACCATGGTATGAAGAGGTTTGGCTTGCCTGCCTCTTCCATTGGGCAGGAATATTATAAATGAGATACAGGTAAATCTTGATTCTCTTCTCGTTCACTCCACGTACATGATGCTGCCTAGGATATCAGGATTTCCAGGAGACTCCAGTGCCTGCGCATTGCTTGAGCATCTCCATTACTGCAGGCCCCTTATCAAAGTCACCATTTCTGGCCTCAGCGCGCAGTATCAGGAAGGTAGATGCTGATGCATCTAAAGAGACTTAAGTCAGTTAAATGGAAGCGCCTCGTCTCAGAACCTTTTTGTACTATGGCTACTACTTGACACCAAAAGGATGACGCAACTGCGAAATGGTGGTCATTGGGGATCATACCCTACCTAAAGTGCTTAAGCTTCGCAAGCACCAGGAAAACCGACTAATGGATCGAGAAGTTCTTAGTGGAATATCCTTCGCTGGAATACTTGAGTTAGCCACTCCAGTTCATTAGGAGGCTGAGAATCTCGCGTCCCTGGATTAAGAGAATAGAAGATAAAGAATCACCTGAACTCAGGCAAaagctttctccctttgaAATCAGACCTGTGAAAGAAACGAAATCTCTGACAACCAAGAGAATTCATGCCAACTTCTAGCGGGTTTGGAGGCAAACGGCAAATATAACGGTGTACAGACCAAATCAGAATTCGCCTTTGCCGAGCTCTGCTAGCTGCATCATTGGATGATGAGTTCTTAAGGTGGAAACTttaaatgatatataaaaaCCCAATGCTTTGTTTTCTCTGCAGTATCAGATGGAATGAAGATGACTTGAttgttttccaaaaaaaatccaatgTAAAGGCTTAATTTAGAACCATGCTTCTTATGGAATGATTTATCGAAACAAAATTGTTGAAAAACAATTActgatttataaaaattacaagGGGGCTAAATTTCTCGACTTGTAATCTAGTTGATTCCTAAATGCTCGAGAATATCAGCCCGTCATGTGGTTGCTGTGATGCTCTAGAGGATATGTAGAGTCCGATATCCTCTGACGGAATGGGTGTCCCTCTCGTTACTCAAATGGTCCATTCAGAATAAGCATAAGGCATCACCATTATCTACGGCGAGCATCTGGCAGTACTTAACGCATTCATTACGCTCTCAATATACTTTCAGCGTTCACTGGCTTCTGATCTCAATTTACCCAACTTAATGTTTCCGGGGTTCCGATCCCGAGAGATATAGCGGATGCTAAATTTACGGATTTCTTGTGAGTGCTATGTGTTTGAGAGGGTTGCAGGCTGGGCGGTGGGGCAGAAGGTCGCATCGCCCGCTCGGTCTGAACTCAATGGGCTTGAGCTAGATGGAATTCTATTCCCCAAGCTCGAGCTCAATTGGAAGTCGTATTTCTAGCAATGAATCACGAATAAATGAAGTCGAGCTCAAACTCAACAGACAGGAATCATAACTGGACCCAACTTTGAGTCTGGCAGAGGACTTAAAGGACTCGAGAAGCCAAGTATATTCGATTTGGAATGTCTATGACATAAAAACTAATAATGCAGATAAACCTTCAATCAAGCTCGTGACATTCAGTGGGCTGAGTGATCGTGTACTCGAGCTCAGCCCGATCGACTAAAAAGTTTGTCCAAAGGTCTAAGATCATTGTTAGTAATCCGTTAGTCAAGCTGAAACAAACACACGCTTAATATAGGCAATCTATCCTGACATTTCGTCTATCCTGCCATTTCAACTTAATGTTGTCAAGTAACCATGGAACAAGATGAACAAATTGCAAAACGATATCTTGTTCGGAATCGATTTCTGAGACTCCATGTATTCACAGAAGGTTTCTACGAGTATTATAAGAAAATGGAGAAGGAAGGGGCGTGACATTACCCGAGATCAGTCGGTCAATTAAGGCCAGCAGAATTGGAGAAAGCAGACATGCTAAAAGAGGCAAGATATGAACCAACTATTCCAAGGTTCAGCAGTTGCACATCCATCTCGGAGCACTCTCTCACCGAGGAGAGTTTGCCACATATCACTGAAAGAAAACTACGACAAGAGTGGCATGTCGGAGTTTTCTGACTAGCGCACGAGGGAATCCAAGGAAAAAGGGGAGAACACCACACAAAGTCGAATCAACATGCACTGGAAGATGCGAAAAAATCtaacaaaattttcttttattgcaCAAAGTCCTGCACAACACCAACTCGTTCCACTTTCCCGAGGTGACATTTAACTCCAACCCCATCTAACATCCTACTGAAATCTAACTGCAGATAAAAAAGACGCCGAAAAAGTAAAATCAAAAGATTGGTTGACAGGAATAAGTGCATAACTTTCAAGAGTCACTTATATCGGGGAGCCCAACTATATAGGGCAAGAGACATGCTTCGAAGACGGGAACCACCTGGCCCTTATCACAGCTAACTACTCCAACGGCAAGGAGGCACTCGATGCTCTCAGCTCGAGGAGTTCTTCCGAGCAGCATAGACACGGTAAGCTGCCAATCCAACAATGGCTACAGCAGCCCCAACTGCCATGGTTAAAAGAAGAATCGTAATGCGTCATATCATTGCAAAGTAAATGAGAGCGTCAAAACTATGATATTTGACGAAAATGTATCTAAACTTACGCAAAAGTTCAAGTTCAATATGGTTCCTGATCCTAACTAATACCCCAGGACAGTCCTACATTTGACAGTGTCTGGTATTGATTTCAGGAAACATTAGCCCCAATCCTTCATTGCTCGATCTTTATAGAAAATGCACCACTTTGTACTTCACAAGATTTTATAGTCCAACATGTCTTGTTCAGTAAGATACAAAATACTTTTGGCTGTCCCTCCTGAATTAGGGGGAAAAAGAGAGTACTGGAAAAAGGGGAAATTTCCCCGGTTTTGAGAACCAAAGGGACCTCTCAGATGAATTTTGGAGTAGACTGTGTACTCTTACTAGACCAAAAAAGTTACGAGAATCCCACCATTTATAGACATGGCATGAGTCTGATTCAGTAGCTAAATATATCATACTGCACTTTCCCAAGCAAATTTGTTTACCAACAGTCAACCTTGTGTGTAGATTTTGCATAAAGTCCCGAAAATAAGATGGACAGCGGTCACAAGAAAAAGACAGCATCTCCTATTGAGTTTCAAAAGACGTCAGTTATGCAGAGATGATCAGTGTACCTGAAACAAACATAAGAGATCGATTGACAAGCCTGTGGTATTGTTTACGGCTTCTCCCAGTCTCAGTTTCCGGGATACTCAAATGAGGATGCTCTGCTGCACTAACAATTCTACGGAATACATTGTTAAAGTCACCCAACCTCGTACTTATGGGTATGGGAGCCTCTATTCCCATGTCCTGACTGACCTACAAAGGCAAAAATTGCCAAAAAGATACGTCAGCCTCATCAAAAGTCAtattcttaaagtaaatgaaaCTACAATATGAGCAATGGCCAAGGCTCCGGAAGAAACTCCACTAACAACCTgaggtttttcttttatttttttcttttttgtttttc
Above is a window of Punica granatum isolate Tunisia-2019 chromosome 7, ASM765513v2, whole genome shotgun sequence DNA encoding:
- the LOC116212941 gene encoding cyclin-U4-1 isoform X1, with the protein product MSHQTSPKALEDSMSDGTRLPLNTILHLGLDKTDPEVPGSTPRVIAYLSSVLELSIQRNERSLEASRRKKDGVTVFHSSRPPGLSIRQYLERIFKYAPCSPSCFVAAQIYIDRFTARTRSRLTSLNIHRLLITSVMVAAKFMDDVFCRSHNNAHYAKVGGISMEEMNELEMNFLFSIDFRLHVPVDVFVKYSKQLEKEAYSATRWIKACKVGDSRPDKQVKSGPAIAGLGCRAI
- the LOC116212941 gene encoding cyclin-U4-1 isoform X2, with the protein product MSHQTSPKALEDSMSDGTRLPLNTILHLGLDKTDPEVPGSTPRVIAYLSSVLELSIQRNERSLEASRRKKDGVTVFHSSRPPGLSIRQYLERIFKYAPCSPSCFVAAQIYIDRFTARTRSRLTSLNIHRLLITSVMVAAKFMDDVSHNNAHYAKVGGISMEEMNELEMNFLFSIDFRLHVPVDVFVKYSKQLEKEAYSATRWIKACKVGDSRPDKQVKSGPAIAGLGCRAI